From the Stenotrophomonas bentonitica genome, one window contains:
- a CDS encoding lytic murein transglycosylase, with protein MRFSPVGLFGVLCLASAPLAAAPQHDFDRCLAALQPQALKQGVSTAGFTRLTAGLTPDLSVLPLLDAQPEFTTPLWDYLAALVDTQRVDDGRAQLAQHRDLLASVSAQYGVDPATIVAVWGVESDYGRVFGKRPLLQSLATLSCNGRRQPFFRGELLALLKLLDAGDLSADGLTGSWAGAFGHTQFMPSTYARIAVDGDGDGRRDLVASIPDALASTANYLKQAGWRTGQPWGIEVKLPPDFNAKLAGRTQRKPLADWRGMGITPIGGGALAPEGLPGDANAALLLPTGAKGPAWLVFRNYDAIYAYNAAESYALAIATLADRLRGGPGIVAAWPTDDPGLGRTERRELQTLLLARGHDIGAADGMVGTATRRAIQLEQQQLGWPTPDGRAGQRILTTLRTAPPLPKPTTAMPDSTVFTLPPNHAAYVQSPAAPSAALPKLEGLSLIDLQGFPAWKVETPLASAAISVFGGQLLSFIPKGGQDLLWLSPTAQALPTPIRGGSPVCWPYFGRQGQGKDVPSHGFVRNVPWTLKDARREADGTVVLSLAPPTLDNLDLRLTMQLRIGRTLEQQLITENTGSTPVTFTQALHNYFKVSDALQVSVSGLDGLSYLDKFEDYATPRVQKGDWSLNDPRDPGRSDRIYTQAGGRYVLKDPGLKRRIEITTQGSRSLVAWNPGEKGAAGMADVGPGWKNYVCLEAANAGPDVVTLAPGARHILKQTFNVQPL; from the coding sequence ATGAGATTCAGCCCCGTCGGTCTGTTCGGCGTGTTGTGCCTGGCCAGCGCCCCGCTCGCGGCCGCGCCGCAGCACGACTTCGACCGCTGCCTGGCCGCGCTGCAGCCGCAGGCGCTCAAGCAGGGGGTCAGCACCGCCGGCTTCACCCGCCTCACCGCCGGCCTCACCCCGGACCTGAGCGTGTTGCCGCTGCTGGACGCGCAGCCGGAGTTCACCACCCCGCTGTGGGACTACCTGGCCGCACTGGTCGACACCCAGCGCGTCGATGACGGCCGCGCGCAGCTGGCCCAGCACCGCGACCTGCTTGCGAGCGTCTCTGCGCAGTACGGCGTCGATCCGGCCACCATCGTCGCGGTGTGGGGCGTGGAGAGCGACTACGGTCGCGTATTCGGCAAGCGCCCGCTGCTGCAGTCGCTGGCCACGCTGTCCTGCAACGGCCGCCGCCAGCCGTTCTTCCGCGGCGAGCTGCTGGCCCTGCTCAAACTGCTGGATGCCGGCGATCTCAGCGCCGACGGGCTCACCGGCTCGTGGGCCGGCGCGTTCGGCCATACCCAGTTCATGCCGTCCACCTATGCCCGCATCGCGGTGGACGGCGACGGCGATGGCCGCCGCGACCTGGTCGCCAGCATTCCCGACGCGCTGGCGTCCACCGCCAACTATTTGAAGCAGGCCGGCTGGCGCACCGGCCAGCCATGGGGGATCGAGGTCAAGCTGCCGCCGGACTTCAACGCCAAGCTGGCCGGACGCACCCAGCGCAAGCCGCTGGCCGACTGGCGCGGCATGGGCATCACCCCGATCGGCGGTGGCGCACTGGCCCCCGAGGGCCTGCCGGGCGACGCCAATGCTGCCCTGCTGCTGCCCACCGGGGCCAAGGGCCCGGCCTGGCTGGTGTTCCGCAACTACGACGCGATCTACGCCTACAACGCCGCCGAAAGCTACGCGCTGGCCATCGCCACCCTGGCCGACCGCCTGCGTGGCGGGCCCGGCATCGTCGCGGCCTGGCCGACCGACGACCCCGGCCTGGGCCGCACCGAGCGGCGCGAGCTGCAGACCCTGCTGCTCGCGCGCGGCCATGACATCGGCGCCGCCGACGGGATGGTCGGCACCGCCACCCGGCGCGCCATCCAGCTGGAACAGCAGCAGCTCGGCTGGCCCACTCCCGACGGCCGTGCCGGCCAACGCATCCTCACCACCCTGCGCACCGCGCCCCCTTTGCCCAAGCCAACCACTGCCATGCCCGACAGCACCGTGTTCACCCTGCCGCCCAACCACGCCGCCTACGTGCAGTCGCCGGCCGCGCCCAGCGCCGCCCTGCCGAAGCTGGAGGGGCTGAGCCTGATCGACCTGCAGGGCTTCCCGGCCTGGAAGGTGGAAACCCCGCTGGCCAGCGCCGCGATCTCGGTGTTCGGCGGCCAGTTGCTGTCGTTCATTCCCAAGGGGGGCCAGGACCTGCTGTGGCTGTCGCCCACCGCGCAGGCGCTGCCGACCCCGATCCGCGGTGGCAGCCCGGTGTGCTGGCCGTACTTCGGCCGCCAGGGACAGGGCAAGGACGTGCCTTCGCATGGGTTCGTGCGCAACGTGCCGTGGACCCTAAAGGACGCGCGTCGCGAGGCAGACGGCACCGTGGTGCTGAGCCTGGCCCCGCCCACCCTGGACAACCTCGACCTGCGCCTGACCATGCAGCTGCGCATCGGCCGCACCCTGGAACAGCAGCTGATCACCGAGAACACCGGTTCCACCCCGGTCACCTTCACCCAGGCGCTGCACAACTACTTCAAGGTCAGTGACGCCCTGCAGGTCAGCGTGTCCGGCCTGGACGGCCTGAGCTACCTGGACAAGTTCGAGGACTACGCCACCCCGCGTGTCCAGAAGGGCGACTGGTCGCTCAACGACCCACGCGATCCCGGCCGCAGCGACCGCATCTATACCCAGGCCGGTGGCCGCTACGTCCTGAAGGACCCGGGCCTCAAGCGCCGCATCGAGATCACCACCCAGGGCAGCCGGTCACTCGTGGCCTGGAACCCGGGCGAGAAGGGCGCAGCCGGCATGGCCGACGTCGGCCCCGGCTGGAAGAACTACGTCTGCCTGGAAGCCGCCAACGCCGGCCCAGACGTGGT